The Myxococcota bacterium genome has a window encoding:
- a CDS encoding M48 family metalloprotease produces the protein MLETAQDDAQAGAEASRQVEAMIGFVQDPRLRQYLQSLGEKLVRFAPAQPFEYRFQVVDQWSPNAFALPGGQIFVSRGLLALTNSEDELACVLGHEITHAAERHAASQQAFSQQLSPFSLALPRQAIVAKYARDQERAADTGGQRICSAAGYDPRALSSFLESLGGIDRLQMGVSRIPTFLDSHPGTPERIATTAAFASTLPPPGPRDPVRAREAYLARLEGLLLGADPSEGVILGSRFVHPDLGFSVTFPEGWRVVNTASAVVARSPRRDARFALEPAGPGSDPRAVAEPYLAQRVQEWRAVLDFQGAEATPCCAAYVVRGSVESTQGVIAGQLAWVVLAGRVYRLSAAFVPTASEKYAERARQMVQSFRPLTDEERAGIRVNRLHLARARAGESLASFSARTGNVYDAQPTALANGLAPGTRLSAGQLLKIGVQKTYEPQK, from the coding sequence GTGCTCGAGACGGCCCAGGACGACGCCCAGGCCGGCGCCGAGGCGAGCCGGCAGGTCGAAGCCATGATCGGGTTCGTGCAGGACCCGAGGCTGCGCCAGTACCTGCAGTCACTCGGCGAGAAGCTGGTGCGCTTCGCGCCCGCGCAGCCGTTCGAGTACCGGTTCCAGGTCGTCGACCAGTGGAGCCCGAACGCCTTCGCGCTCCCCGGGGGACAGATCTTCGTGTCGCGCGGCCTGCTCGCGCTGACCAACTCGGAGGACGAGCTCGCGTGCGTGCTGGGGCACGAGATCACCCACGCGGCCGAGCGCCACGCCGCGAGTCAGCAGGCGTTCAGCCAGCAGCTGAGTCCCTTCTCGCTGGCGCTGCCGCGCCAGGCGATCGTGGCGAAGTACGCGCGCGATCAGGAGCGCGCGGCCGACACGGGCGGGCAGCGCATCTGCTCCGCGGCAGGATACGATCCGCGCGCGCTGTCCAGCTTCCTCGAGTCACTCGGCGGGATCGACCGGCTGCAGATGGGCGTCTCACGCATTCCGACCTTTCTCGACAGTCACCCGGGCACCCCCGAGCGCATCGCCACCACGGCGGCCTTCGCTTCGACCCTGCCCCCGCCCGGGCCGCGCGATCCGGTGCGGGCGCGCGAGGCCTATCTGGCCCGCCTGGAAGGGCTCTTGCTCGGGGCCGACCCCAGCGAAGGCGTGATCCTGGGCTCGCGCTTCGTGCATCCCGACCTGGGCTTCTCGGTCACCTTCCCGGAGGGCTGGCGGGTGGTGAACACGGCCAGCGCGGTGGTCGCGCGCTCGCCGCGCCGCGACGCCCGCTTCGCGCTCGAGCCGGCCGGCCCGGGCAGCGACCCGCGGGCCGTGGCCGAGCCCTACCTCGCCCAGCGCGTGCAGGAGTGGCGCGCGGTGCTCGATTTCCAGGGCGCGGAGGCGACGCCCTGCTGCGCGGCGTACGTGGTGCGCGGGTCGGTCGAGTCGACGCAGGGAGTGATTGCGGGCCAGCTGGCGTGGGTCGTGCTCGCCGGCCGCGTGTATCGCCTGTCCGCCGCTTTCGTGCCCACGGCTTCCGAGAAGTACGCCGAGCGCGCGCGTCAGATGGTGCAGAGCTTCCGGCCACTCACCGACGAGGAGCGCGCCGGGATCCGAGTCAACCGCCTGCACCTGGCCCGAGCCCGCGCCGGCGAGAGCTTGGCTTCGTTCTCGGCGCGCACGGGCAACGTCTACGACGCGCAGCCGACGGCGCTCGCCAACGGGCTCGCGCCCGGCACGAGGCTGTCGGCGGGTCAGCTGCTGAAGATCGGCGTGCAGAAGACCTACGAGCCGCAGAAGTGA
- the grxD gene encoding Grx4 family monothiol glutaredoxin: MSLSPQLRERIQSIVASDRVVLFMKGNPDAPQCGFSAQVVSILNRLLPGYGSFDVLSDREVREGIKEFSNWPTIPQLYIGGEFQGGCDIVKEMYASGELHQALGLELAQVTPPRVTVTDAAAQLLREAQARQPGDLHVAIDAGFKHSLSLGPRAGHEVAAESNGLTLLFDHDSAQRADGLTIDAVDSGGGRKALAVDNPNAPKAAPVNQLSVRELKALLDSGAPLRLYDVRTPEEQRKACIAGATLVDPQVAAEIEKLPRDTRIVFHCHHGGRSQAAAEHFAAQGFSNVHNLAGGIDAWSREIDPSVPRY, encoded by the coding sequence ATGTCGCTGTCTCCCCAGCTCCGCGAGCGCATCCAGTCGATCGTGGCCTCGGACCGGGTGGTCCTGTTCATGAAGGGCAACCCGGACGCGCCCCAGTGCGGCTTCTCCGCACAGGTCGTCTCGATCCTGAACCGGCTGCTGCCCGGCTACGGCAGCTTCGACGTGCTTTCGGATCGCGAGGTGCGCGAGGGCATCAAGGAGTTCTCGAACTGGCCGACCATCCCCCAGCTCTACATCGGGGGCGAGTTCCAGGGCGGCTGCGACATCGTGAAGGAGATGTACGCGAGCGGCGAGCTGCACCAGGCGCTCGGGCTCGAGCTCGCGCAGGTGACACCGCCCCGTGTCACCGTGACCGATGCCGCGGCGCAGCTCCTGCGCGAGGCGCAGGCGCGCCAGCCGGGGGACCTGCACGTGGCGATCGACGCCGGCTTCAAGCACTCGCTCTCGCTCGGGCCGCGCGCGGGTCACGAGGTCGCGGCCGAGAGCAACGGACTCACCCTGCTCTTCGACCACGACTCGGCGCAGCGCGCCGACGGGCTCACGATCGACGCGGTCGACTCGGGCGGCGGCCGCAAGGCGCTGGCGGTCGACAACCCCAACGCCCCCAAGGCCGCCCCAGTGAATCAGCTCTCCGTGCGCGAGCTGAAGGCACTGCTCGACTCCGGCGCGCCGCTGCGGCTCTACGACGTGCGCACGCCCGAAGAGCAGCGCAAGGCGTGCATCGCGGGCGCGACGCTGGTCGACCCGCAGGTCGCGGCCGAGATCGAGAAGCTGCCGCGCGACACGCGCATCGTGTTCCACTGCCACCACGGCGGACGCAGCCAGGCGGCGGCCGAGCACTTCGCGGCGCAGGGCTTCTCGAACGTCCACAACCTGGCCGGCGGGATCGACGCGTGGTCGCGTGAGATCGACCCGTCGGTGCCCCGCTACTGA
- a CDS encoding DUF455 family protein → MKRFLPPNELARDSRFKRAGARNQLVPSLPDDVDQVVAVLEAIAPKIRQRVEGTALEQMYDELGPGFAFLMNAVQPKPGSPDAERQLRLRLHGIYVGELQALEAAGRTLWDFPDAPWEFKLNMARQCWDETRHVQVYEKLLERAGGAVGEYPENTFLFEASCHDDPLLRVTGVNRCLEGLACDVFRQLIDYGHKTGDEVLAQAVDFVLADELTHVRFGSDWLREWTKGDPERARRAHEFQREVDRRFTFGGARTIAREERLEAGFSEAELDELSATQGGGPSRETLVRAAEIARERHLARRSPQP, encoded by the coding sequence ATGAAGCGCTTCCTTCCGCCCAACGAGCTCGCTCGGGACTCGCGCTTCAAGCGCGCGGGCGCGCGCAACCAGCTCGTGCCATCGCTACCCGACGACGTGGACCAGGTGGTGGCGGTGCTCGAGGCGATCGCGCCGAAGATCCGCCAGCGCGTGGAGGGCACGGCGCTCGAGCAGATGTACGACGAGCTCGGCCCGGGCTTCGCCTTCCTGATGAACGCCGTGCAGCCCAAGCCCGGCTCGCCCGACGCCGAGCGCCAGCTGCGGCTGCGCCTGCACGGCATCTACGTGGGCGAGCTGCAGGCGCTCGAGGCCGCGGGCCGCACGCTCTGGGACTTCCCCGACGCGCCCTGGGAGTTCAAGCTGAACATGGCGCGCCAGTGCTGGGACGAGACGCGCCACGTGCAGGTGTACGAGAAGCTGCTCGAGCGCGCGGGCGGCGCGGTCGGCGAGTATCCCGAGAACACTTTCCTGTTCGAGGCGTCGTGTCATGACGACCCGCTCCTGCGAGTCACCGGCGTGAACCGCTGTCTCGAGGGTCTGGCCTGCGACGTGTTCCGCCAGCTGATCGACTACGGGCACAAGACGGGCGACGAGGTGCTCGCGCAGGCCGTCGACTTCGTCCTGGCCGACGAGCTCACCCACGTGCGCTTCGGCAGTGACTGGCTGCGCGAGTGGACGAAGGGCGATCCCGAGCGCGCGCGGCGCGCGCACGAGTTCCAGCGCGAGGTCGACCGGCGCTTCACGTTCGGCGGCGCGCGCACGATCGCGCGCGAGGAGCGGCTCGAGGCCGGCTTCAGCGAGGCCGAGCTCGACGAGCTGTCGGCCACGCAGGGCGGCGGGCCGAGCCGCGAAACGCTGGTGCGGGCGGCCGAGATCGCGCGCGAGCGTCACCTGGCCAGGCGCTCGCCACAGCCCTGA
- a CDS encoding NosD domain-containing protein — MIVGPGRYGELTNDGDFTDPGEELNGGGGMIVIDKAVSVRSVSGATLTVIDARGLSDVAVAITANGAEFGGVKKGFTVTGAGATAIQSDGSGITVAGNLALGNGGGTGYSIAGSDATVFGNFSLANEIGFSVSASDSVVRGNTAWLNTLVGYSVSGDGNTLDRNLAVSNGTSGFNVAVATSGGSVTGNAAIANGENGIALTGPGFTIRDNSAIGNDQNGLGFSDASSDPSGGNLFGNLGCGLRNASDGASNARHIYFGSKDGPSDTDPADRVCNIGASTTDSDPFATRPAKLKVKTLF; from the coding sequence GTGATCGTGGGTCCGGGCCGCTACGGAGAGCTTACGAACGACGGCGACTTCACCGACCCCGGCGAGGAGCTGAACGGCGGCGGCGGCATGATCGTGATCGACAAGGCCGTGAGCGTGAGGTCGGTCTCCGGCGCCACGCTCACCGTGATCGACGCGCGCGGCCTGTCCGACGTCGCGGTGGCGATCACCGCCAACGGGGCCGAGTTCGGCGGCGTCAAGAAGGGCTTCACGGTGACTGGCGCAGGAGCCACGGCGATCCAGAGTGACGGCTCGGGCATCACCGTCGCGGGCAACCTGGCGCTCGGCAACGGCGGCGGCACGGGCTACTCGATCGCGGGCAGCGACGCGACGGTGTTCGGAAACTTCTCGCTCGCGAACGAGATCGGCTTTTCGGTCTCGGCCAGCGACAGCGTGGTGCGCGGGAACACCGCGTGGCTCAACACGCTGGTGGGCTACTCGGTGTCGGGCGACGGAAACACGCTCGACCGCAACCTGGCGGTGTCGAACGGCACGAGCGGCTTCAACGTCGCGGTCGCGACCTCGGGCGGCAGCGTGACTGGCAACGCGGCGATCGCGAACGGCGAGAACGGCATCGCGCTCACCGGGCCCGGCTTCACCATCCGCGACAACTCGGCGATCGGGAACGACCAGAACGGCCTCGGCTTCTCCGACGCGTCGTCGGACCCGAGCGGCGGCAACCTGTTCGGCAATCTCGGCTGCGGCCTGCGCAACGCGTCGGACGGCGCTTCGAACGCGCGGCACATCTACTTCGGCTCGAAGGACGGCCCGAGTGACACCGATCCGGCGGACCGCGTGTGCAACATCGGGGCGTCGACGACGGACAGCGACCCGTTCGCGACCAGGCCCGCCAAGCTCAAGGTCAAGACCCTTTTCTGA
- a CDS encoding DUF2470 domain-containing protein — translation MSEARAWLLGARNAALCTIAAEPEVAGFPFGSLAPFALRADGTPFVLISAIAQHTRNLERDPRCSLFVRDPEGDARPDAQASWRVTVLARARRLDVEGDELEELHARYAARVPGAPGYGGAHDFTFWELAPLKLRAIGGFGAIRWLPPDSLVCDPLGRGWREAAGRVIEHMNGDHESALCDIAAARTGERPAGARITAVETAGFLMRTRAPDALCYVPFGRDVEAREARDVFVKLARDSRSSAAR, via the coding sequence GTGAGCGAAGCGCGCGCCTGGCTGCTCGGCGCTCGCAACGCGGCGCTATGCACGATCGCGGCCGAGCCCGAGGTCGCCGGCTTCCCCTTCGGCTCGCTGGCGCCGTTCGCGCTGCGCGCCGACGGCACGCCGTTCGTGCTGATCTCGGCGATCGCGCAGCACACGCGCAATCTCGAGCGCGACCCGCGCTGCTCGCTGTTCGTGCGCGACCCCGAGGGCGACGCGCGCCCCGATGCGCAGGCCAGCTGGCGAGTCACCGTGCTGGCGCGGGCCCGGCGGCTCGACGTCGAAGGCGACGAGCTCGAAGAGCTCCACGCGCGCTACGCCGCGCGCGTGCCCGGCGCGCCCGGGTACGGCGGCGCGCACGATTTCACGTTCTGGGAGCTCGCGCCGCTGAAGCTGCGCGCGATCGGCGGGTTCGGGGCGATCCGCTGGCTCCCGCCCGACAGCCTCGTGTGTGACCCGCTCGGGCGCGGCTGGCGCGAGGCGGCCGGGCGCGTGATCGAGCACATGAACGGCGACCACGAGAGCGCGCTGTGCGACATCGCCGCGGCGCGCACGGGCGAGCGTCCGGCGGGCGCGCGCATCACGGCGGTGGAGACCGCCGGCTTCCTGATGCGCACGCGCGCGCCGGACGCGCTGTGCTACGTGCCTTTCGGCCGCGACGTCGAGGCCCGCGAGGCGCGCGACGTGTTCGTGAAGCTCGCGCGCGACTCGCGTTCCTCCGCGGCCCGGTGA
- a CDS encoding alpha/beta hydrolase, with protein sequence MSEGELDPARFRIRRESPRGFGQVTVDEGQGFPLLLVHGWPETKRIWWRNVAPLAAAGFRVIAPDLRGFGESDVAPDGFADTPSHSRDLAALLDALGVRRVVLVGGDLGGAVIQDFSLRFPERVERLVIFNSPLPYLKDKMAGLRSRPAAEAADYFLRQGTDADALASELGTPEERRRYIASFYGSRFWAHPGHFAREAVDFMTEPFADAAKLRSGFGGYESVFKPEKRSEPPMLGPNPTHALILFGTSDHVIYPEFDRMAAAVFPDHVGPFLVRDAGHFLQWEAADVLNGAIRSFCRDLVKS encoded by the coding sequence TTGAGCGAGGGCGAGCTCGATCCGGCACGGTTCCGGATTCGTCGCGAGTCGCCGCGCGGCTTCGGGCAGGTGACCGTCGACGAGGGCCAGGGCTTCCCGCTCCTGCTCGTGCACGGCTGGCCCGAGACCAAGCGCATCTGGTGGCGCAACGTCGCGCCGCTCGCGGCCGCGGGCTTCCGCGTGATCGCGCCCGACCTGCGGGGCTTCGGCGAGAGCGACGTCGCGCCCGACGGCTTCGCCGACACGCCGAGTCACAGCCGCGACCTGGCCGCCCTGCTCGACGCCCTGGGCGTGCGGCGGGTGGTGCTGGTGGGCGGCGACCTGGGCGGCGCGGTGATCCAGGACTTCTCGCTGCGTTTCCCCGAGCGGGTCGAGCGGCTGGTGATCTTCAACTCGCCCCTGCCCTATCTGAAGGACAAGATGGCGGGCTTGCGCTCGCGCCCGGCCGCCGAAGCGGCCGACTACTTCCTGCGCCAGGGCACCGACGCCGACGCGCTGGCGAGCGAGCTCGGCACGCCCGAAGAGCGCCGGCGCTACATCGCGAGCTTCTACGGCTCGCGCTTCTGGGCGCACCCGGGTCACTTCGCGCGCGAGGCCGTCGACTTCATGACCGAGCCCTTCGCCGACGCCGCGAAGCTGCGCTCCGGCTTCGGCGGCTACGAGTCGGTGTTCAAGCCCGAGAAGCGCAGCGAGCCGCCGATGCTGGGTCCCAACCCGACGCACGCGCTGATCCTGTTCGGCACTTCGGACCACGTGATCTACCCGGAGTTCGACCGCATGGCCGCAGCCGTCTTCCCCGACCACGTCGGCCCGTTCCTGGTGCGCGACGCGGGTCACTTCCTGCAGTGGGA
- a CDS encoding sodium:proton antiporter — MDLGAALPVWTVLPFAGLLLAIALLPLFAGHFWEQNRNKALVAALFSLPVVLELASFGHPGLHQLVEKGQEYLSFILLLLALFVITGGIVVRGSLSGTPLVNTGIFGLGAVLANVIGTTGASVLLIRPVLRANAPRERKVHIVVFFIFIVSNCGGLLTPLGDPPLFLGFLKGVPFEWTFSLWKEWLLVNGALLVLFNVWDQRVLDQEELERPGSQLEEVMHHAPLRIEGLRNAAFLAGVVALIFYAGRAELPYGVPQAAMALLAVTAYLVTPERLRRDNGFTWGPIVEVAVLFAGIFVTMAPALLLLNTHAASVGLREPWQFYWASGLLSSFLDNAPTYLTFSAAAAGLHGLSLEGRYLAELLAQGDSGARLVAAISCGSVMMGANSYIGNGPNFMVKAIAEEAGVRMPSFFGYMAYSVGILIPLFVVITFMFMR, encoded by the coding sequence TTGGACCTGGGCGCCGCGCTTCCCGTCTGGACCGTCTTGCCGTTCGCCGGCCTCTTGCTCGCCATCGCGCTCTTGCCGCTGTTCGCCGGGCACTTCTGGGAGCAGAACCGCAACAAGGCGCTGGTGGCCGCGCTGTTCTCGCTGCCCGTGGTGCTCGAGCTCGCGAGCTTCGGTCACCCGGGCCTGCACCAGCTGGTCGAGAAGGGGCAGGAGTATCTCTCGTTCATCCTGCTCCTGCTCGCGCTGTTCGTGATCACCGGCGGCATCGTGGTGCGCGGGTCACTCAGCGGCACACCGCTGGTGAATACCGGGATTTTCGGGCTGGGCGCCGTGCTCGCGAACGTGATCGGCACGACCGGCGCGTCGGTGCTCTTGATCCGCCCCGTCCTGCGCGCCAACGCGCCGCGCGAGCGCAAGGTGCACATCGTGGTGTTCTTCATCTTCATCGTGTCCAACTGCGGCGGGCTGCTCACTCCGCTGGGTGACCCGCCGCTGTTTCTCGGCTTCCTGAAGGGCGTGCCGTTCGAGTGGACGTTCTCGCTCTGGAAGGAGTGGCTGCTCGTGAACGGCGCGCTGCTCGTGCTGTTCAACGTGTGGGACCAGCGCGTGCTCGACCAGGAGGAGCTGGAGCGCCCCGGCTCCCAGCTCGAAGAGGTCATGCACCACGCGCCGCTGCGCATCGAGGGCCTGCGCAACGCCGCGTTTCTCGCCGGCGTGGTGGCCTTGATCTTCTACGCCGGCCGCGCCGAGCTGCCCTACGGCGTGCCCCAGGCCGCCATGGCGCTGCTCGCCGTCACCGCCTATCTCGTGACTCCCGAGAGACTCCGGCGCGACAACGGCTTTACCTGGGGACCGATCGTCGAGGTGGCGGTGCTGTTCGCAGGCATCTTCGTGACCATGGCGCCGGCGCTGCTGCTCCTGAACACGCATGCCGCGAGCGTGGGCCTGCGCGAGCCCTGGCAGTTCTACTGGGCTTCGGGCCTGCTCTCGAGCTTCCTCGACAACGCGCCCACCTACCTCACGTTCTCGGCCGCGGCCGCGGGGCTGCACGGGCTCTCGCTCGAGGGCCGCTATCTCGCGGAGCTGCTCGCGCAGGGTGACTCGGGCGCGAGGCTCGTGGCGGCGATCTCCTGCGGCTCGGTCATGATGGGCGCGAACTCGTACATCGGGAACGGGCCCAACTTCATGGTGAAGGCGATCGCCGAGGAGGCCGGCGTGCGCATGCCGTCGTTCTTCGGCTACATGGCATACTCGGTGGGGATCCTGATCCCGCTGTTCGTCGTGATCACGTTCATGTTCATGCGCTGA
- a CDS encoding sulfatase-like hydrolase/transferase: MSETPPSAPRNAVVVLLDSLNRHLLGAYGAREFDTPNLDRFARRAIRFDAHFAGSLPCIPARHDLLCGALDFLWKPWGSIELWEEPITAALRRAGVTTLLVSDHPHLFEVGGENYHTDFTAWDYQRGHESDPWRTRPDPSWLGAPSFGRGHTAYDDSRGWFRGESDFPGPRTLAAAAAWLERDAPQHERFLLFVDEFDPHEPFDTPEPYASMYDPDWQGPHLIWPPYTPSGVASGVISERQARQLRASYGGKLTMIDRWFGRLLDALDRTGLWASTAVFVCTDHGHYLGERDAFGKPALPVFEPLGHIPLLVAWPGVAAGTCTALTTNVDLHATLLELFGASARHRTHGQSLTPLLRGERDSIREWALAGYWGREVQVIDGRTKYSRAPAGPNAPLSLFSNRWSTMPIHRLPDLRLPLPDDRARLDRMPGSKVPVIRQTFGPGDFLPYWALGPFRGSHLYDLREDPSESRNLVGGAEERRAEELLRAALASVEAPEDQLVRLGLA; encoded by the coding sequence ATGTCGGAGACGCCGCCGTCCGCGCCACGAAACGCCGTGGTCGTCCTGCTCGACAGTCTGAATCGGCATCTGCTGGGCGCGTATGGAGCGCGCGAGTTCGACACGCCGAACCTGGACCGGTTCGCGCGGCGTGCCATCCGGTTCGACGCTCATTTCGCGGGTTCGTTGCCGTGCATCCCCGCGCGCCACGACCTGTTGTGCGGCGCGCTCGACTTCCTGTGGAAGCCGTGGGGCTCGATCGAGCTCTGGGAGGAGCCGATCACCGCCGCGCTGCGGCGCGCGGGAGTCACCACCCTGTTGGTGTCCGACCACCCGCACCTGTTCGAGGTGGGCGGCGAGAACTACCACACCGACTTCACGGCCTGGGACTACCAGCGCGGTCACGAGAGCGATCCGTGGCGCACGCGGCCCGACCCGAGCTGGCTCGGCGCGCCGTCGTTCGGGCGCGGCCACACGGCCTACGACGACTCGCGCGGCTGGTTCCGGGGCGAGAGCGACTTCCCCGGGCCGCGCACGCTCGCGGCCGCCGCCGCCTGGCTCGAGCGCGACGCGCCCCAGCACGAGCGCTTCCTCCTGTTCGTGGACGAGTTCGACCCGCACGAGCCCTTCGACACGCCGGAGCCCTACGCGTCCATGTACGACCCCGACTGGCAGGGGCCGCACCTGATCTGGCCGCCCTATACACCATCCGGTGTCGCGAGCGGCGTGATCAGCGAGCGGCAGGCGCGGCAGCTGCGCGCGAGCTACGGCGGAAAGCTCACCATGATCGACCGCTGGTTCGGGCGGCTGCTCGACGCGCTCGACCGCACGGGCCTGTGGGCCAGCACGGCGGTGTTCGTGTGCACCGACCACGGTCACTATCTCGGCGAGCGCGACGCCTTCGGCAAGCCCGCGCTGCCCGTGTTCGAGCCGCTGGGTCACATTCCCCTGCTGGTGGCCTGGCCGGGCGTGGCGGCGGGGACGTGCACGGCGCTCACCACCAACGTCGACCTGCACGCCACGCTGCTCGAGCTGTTCGGCGCCAGCGCACGCCACCGCACGCACGGGCAGTCGCTCACGCCGCTCCTGCGCGGCGAGCGCGACTCGATCCGCGAGTGGGCGCTCGCCGGCTACTGGGGCCGCGAGGTCCAGGTGATCGACGGGCGCACGAAGTACTCGCGCGCCCCGGCCGGTCCGAACGCGCCCCTGTCGCTGTTCTCGAACCGCTGGTCGACCATGCCCATCCACCGCCTGCCGGACCTGCGCCTGCCGCTGCCCGACGACCGCGCGCGCCTCGACCGCATGCCCGGCTCGAAGGTGCCGGTGATCCGGCAGACCTTCGGGCCCGGTGACTTCCTGCCCTACTGGGCGCTCGGGCCGTTCCGCGGCAGTCACCTGTACGACCTGCGCGAGGACCCGAGCGAGTCACGCAACCTCGTGGGCGGGGCCGAGGAGCGGCGCGCGGAAGAGTTGCTGCGCGCGGCGCTGGCCTCGGTCGAGGCGCCGGAAGACCAGCTCGTGCGGCTGGGGCTCGCGTGA
- a CDS encoding BolA/IbaG family iron-sulfur metabolism protein: protein MALQIHPPPSEVIGQIRAAIEAALLCDSLDVRGSGGHFEIRVSSAAFAGKNTLAKQRLVLGAIAHLMKGEGAPVHAIDVLETRAP, encoded by the coding sequence TTGGCCCTGCAGATCCACCCGCCGCCTTCCGAGGTGATCGGCCAGATCCGCGCCGCCATCGAGGCGGCGCTGCTTTGTGACTCGCTCGACGTGCGCGGCAGCGGCGGTCACTTCGAGATCCGCGTCAGCTCGGCCGCGTTCGCGGGCAAGAACACGCTGGCCAAGCAGAGGCTCGTGCTGGGCGCGATCGCGCACCTGATGAAGGGCGAGGGCGCGCCGGTGCACGCGATCGACGTGCTCGAGACGCGCGCGCCTTGA
- a CDS encoding DUF1329 domain-containing protein has product MARKLSHLAALILCVVAGTARAEVQVGDTITAANKEKVRGLVPDEFYTYAIEDFPDLSMKIVATQDYPVHPKYVEATVQFACQATLDEKGTLKNYSAGQPFPYSEWAKQATHHRCDLTPDDPQFALKLAWDVNYRWQGGSGFNLPHWGFANLRNKGREQWRLSQGEYRRTYFSARADLLPETTELEKGTNVEWAEYFDVKSPFDLRGTMFLLYRYRDGKDDDTWAYIPALRRVRRIAATQKSDSLLGTEFTLEDFYCFSGYVWDHSWEFKGESTLLSVPDSARTCFPKASGAISARQMVRLGTDEEWRACRFDPYGVMPMVGESWQKRASFELDDIPKQEGHPYSRKKIWYDKETMSPGLAVAYDRAGKVYKLIGGVGRWSESSGIPENKGRQVLLGTSVMIVNVQSGNSNLGQFDGMNAMEFDITESRKYYDTTKLKTTGR; this is encoded by the coding sequence TTGGCCCGCAAGCTCTCGCATCTGGCAGCGCTCATCCTGTGCGTCGTGGCCGGCACCGCGCGCGCCGAGGTGCAGGTCGGCGACACGATCACGGCCGCGAACAAGGAGAAGGTGCGCGGCCTCGTGCCCGACGAGTTCTACACCTACGCGATCGAGGACTTCCCCGACCTCTCGATGAAGATCGTCGCCACCCAGGACTACCCGGTGCACCCGAAGTATGTCGAAGCGACCGTGCAGTTCGCGTGTCAGGCGACGCTCGACGAGAAGGGCACGCTCAAGAACTACAGCGCGGGTCAGCCGTTCCCGTACTCGGAGTGGGCGAAGCAGGCCACCCATCACCGGTGCGACCTCACGCCCGACGACCCGCAGTTCGCGCTCAAGCTGGCCTGGGACGTGAACTACCGCTGGCAGGGCGGCTCGGGCTTCAACCTGCCGCACTGGGGCTTCGCGAACCTGCGCAACAAGGGGCGCGAGCAGTGGCGGCTCTCGCAGGGCGAGTACCGCCGCACCTACTTCAGCGCGCGCGCCGACCTCCTGCCCGAGACGACCGAGCTCGAGAAGGGCACCAACGTGGAGTGGGCCGAGTATTTCGACGTGAAGTCACCCTTCGACCTGCGCGGCACGATGTTCCTGCTCTACCGCTACCGCGACGGCAAGGACGACGACACCTGGGCGTACATCCCGGCGCTGCGCCGCGTGCGCCGCATCGCGGCCACGCAGAAGAGTGACTCGCTGCTCGGCACCGAGTTCACGCTCGAGGACTTCTACTGCTTCTCGGGCTACGTCTGGGACCACTCGTGGGAGTTCAAGGGCGAGAGCACGCTCTTGTCCGTCCCCGACAGCGCGCGCACCTGCTTCCCGAAGGCCTCGGGCGCGATCTCGGCCAGGCAGATGGTGCGGCTCGGCACCGACGAGGAGTGGCGCGCCTGCCGCTTCGACCCGTACGGGGTCATGCCCATGGTGGGTGAGTCGTGGCAGAAGCGGGCGTCGTTCGAGCTCGACGACATCCCCAAGCAGGAAGGCCACCCCTACAGCCGCAAGAAGATCTGGTACGACAAAGAGACCATGTCGCCCGGCCTGGCCGTGGCCTACGACCGCGCCGGCAAGGTCTACAAGCTGATCGGCGGCGTCGGCCGCTGGAGCGAGAGCTCGGGCATCCCCGAGAACAAGGGCCGGCAGGTGCTGCTCGGCACCTCGGTCATGATCGTCAACGTGCAGAGCGGCAACTCGAACCTGGGTCAGTTCGACGGCATGAACGCCATGGAGTTCGACATCACCGAGAGCCGCAAGTACTACGACACGACCAAGCTGAAGACCACGGGGCGCTAG
- a CDS encoding glutathione S-transferase family protein has protein sequence MKFYDSLGPNPRLVRMFLLEKNLQLPTEQVDIMGGANRRPPYTDKNPAGQMPALELDNGFVLGETVTICEYLEEKNPKPALIGATPEERAETRMWIRRIEFGITEPLANGFRFAEGLGMFKDRLFTIPEAAQGLKNMSQYYLQKLDGLLAGKEWVCGKRFTLADICLYCALDFGAGVGQARNPAFKNVNALFERIGKRPSAEASLHPVAKAGGMRA, from the coding sequence TTGAAGTTCTACGACTCGCTCGGCCCGAACCCGCGTCTGGTGCGCATGTTCCTGCTGGAGAAGAACCTGCAGCTCCCGACGGAGCAGGTGGACATCATGGGCGGTGCGAACCGCCGGCCGCCCTACACCGACAAGAACCCGGCCGGCCAGATGCCCGCGCTCGAGCTCGACAACGGCTTCGTGCTCGGCGAGACGGTCACGATCTGCGAGTACCTCGAGGAGAAGAACCCGAAGCCGGCGCTGATTGGCGCCACGCCGGAAGAGCGCGCGGAGACCCGTATGTGGATCCGGCGCATCGAGTTCGGCATCACCGAGCCGCTCGCCAACGGCTTCCGCTTCGCCGAGGGCCTGGGAATGTTCAAGGACCGCTTGTTCACGATTCCCGAGGCCGCGCAGGGGCTGAAGAACATGTCGCAGTACTACCTGCAGAAGCTCGACGGCCTGCTCGCGGGCAAGGAGTGGGTATGCGGCAAGCGCTTCACGCTGGCCGACATCTGCTTGTACTGCGCGCTCGACTTCGGTGCGGGCGTGGGTCAGGCCCGCAATCCGGCCTTCAAGAACGTGAACGCGCTGTTCGAGCGCATCGGCAAGCGGCCGAGCGCCGAGGCCAGCCTCCACCCGGTGGCGAAGGCAGGAGGCATGCGCGCCTAG